The Manihot esculenta cultivar AM560-2 chromosome 1, M.esculenta_v8, whole genome shotgun sequence genome has a window encoding:
- the LOC110612649 gene encoding magnesium/proton exchanger isoform X3 yields the protein MALETQNQSAGSKFGLLNILGRERCESYLLFHGETALDNGFRTFLYFLALAYCFFGLSAITARFFRSMENVVKHSRKIVEVDPDTNTEVIRYEKVWNYAIADISLLAFGTSFPQISLATIDAIRNIGNLYAGGLGPGTLVGSAAFDLFPIHAVCVVAPKAGELKKIADLGVWIVELFWSFWAYIWLYIILEVWTPNVITLWEALVTVLQYGLLLIHAYAQDKRWSYLSLPLGRTERPKEWVPEEITSSKHQPIDYEEYSEILQVDKDESRNVVDIFSIHSNVETDQVYHKVPETDDAVEFSDKNFHSEQDFNVAALWKRQFLDAITLESLESRNMFSIHIRLARTFWEILLAPWRLLFAFVPPYHIAHGWVAFICSLIFISGIAYIVTKITDLISCVTGINAYVIAFTALASGSSWPDLVASKIAAERQTTADSAIANITCSNSVNIYVGIGVPWLIDTTYNFFVYRQPLRIENAEGLSFSLLVFFATSVGCIGVLVYRRLTLGAELGGPRIWAWVTSCH from the exons ATGGCCTTGGAGACGCAAAATCAAAGCGCTGGGAGCAAATTCGGGCTTCTCAATATTCTGGGGCGTGAAAGATGTGAAAGCTACTTGCTTTTCCATGGTGAAACAGCCCTGGATAATGGGTTCAGGACCTTCTTGTATTTTCTTGCCCTAGCTTATTGCTTCTTTGGATTATCAGCTATAACTGCTCGGTTCTTCCGGTCTATGGAGAATGTGGTGAAGCATTCGCGAAAGATAGTGGAGGTAGATCCTGATACTAATACTGAAGTTATCAGATATGAGAAGGTGTGGAATTATGCAATTGCAGATATTTCCTTGCTGGCATTTGGAACTAGTTTCCCTCAGATATCATTAGCAACTATTGATGCCATAAGGAACATTGGGAATCTGTATGCTGGAG GATTGGGTCCTGGAACACTTGTTGGTTCTGCTGCATTTGATCTGTTTCCCATCCATGCTGTTTGTGTGGTTGCTCCCAAAGCTGGAGAACTGAAAAAGATAGCTGATTTAGGTGTTTGGATTGTGGAGCTCTTTTGGTCTTTCTGGGCTTATATTTGGCTGTACATAATTTTAGAG GTATGGACTCCCAATGTTATTACACTATGGGAGGCCTTGGTAACTGTATTGCAATATGGTTTGCTGCTAATACATGCTTATGCTCAAGATAAGCGTTGGTCTTACTTATCTCTTCCACT TGGAAGAACTGAGAGGCCAAAGGAGTGGGTACCAGAAGAGATCACCTCAAGTAAACATCAGCCCATTGATTATGAAGAATACTCCGAGATCCTTCAAGTTGACAAAGATGAAAGCAGGAACGTTGTTGATATATTCTCCATCCATTCAAATGTTGAGACAG ATCAAGTATATCATAAAGTTCCTGAAACAGATGATGCAGTTGAATTCTCTGACAAAAACTTTCACAGTGAGCAAGATTTCAATGTGGCTGCTCTTTGGAAAAGACAATTTTTGGATGCAATTACG TTGGAAAGCCTGGAATCAAGAAATATGTTCAGTATTCATATACGGCTGGCAAGAACTTTCTGGGAAATACTCCTTGCACCTTGGAGACTTCTGTTTGCTTTTGTGCCTCCTTACCATATTGCTCATGGATGGGTTGCTTTTATCTGCTCTCTTATTTTTATCAGCGGGATAGCTTACATTGTAACAAAGATCACAGATCTTATAAGCTGTGTCACAG GAATAAATGCTTATGTCATTGCATTTACGGCATTAGCTAGTGGATCTTCATGGCCAGACTTGGTGGCAAGTAAGATTGCTGCTGAACGCCAAACAACAGCAGATTCTGCCATTGCAAACATCACTTGCAG TAATTCAGTGAACATATATGTGGGCATCGGTGTTCCCTGGCTTATAGATACCACCTACAATTTTTTTGTGTATAGGCAGCCTTTGAGGATTGAGAATGCAGAGGGATTGAGCTTTTCATTGCTTGTTTTCTTTGCTACTTCTGTAGGCTGTATTGGTGTGCTTGTGTACAGGCGTTTGACACTGGGTGCAGAGCTTGGAGGGCCAAGGATTTGGGCCTGGGTAACAT CATGTCACTAA
- the LOC110612649 gene encoding magnesium/proton exchanger isoform X1, whose protein sequence is MALETQNQSAGSKFGLLNILGRERCESYLLFHGETALDNGFRTFLYFLALAYCFFGLSAITARFFRSMENVVKHSRKIVEVDPDTNTEVIRYEKVWNYAIADISLLAFGTSFPQISLATIDAIRNIGNLYAGGLGPGTLVGSAAFDLFPIHAVCVVAPKAGELKKIADLGVWIVELFWSFWAYIWLYIILEVWTPNVITLWEALVTVLQYGLLLIHAYAQDKRWSYLSLPLGRTERPKEWVPEEITSSKHQPIDYEEYSEILQVDKDESRNVVDIFSIHSNVETDQVYHKVPETDDAVEFSDKNFHSEQDFNVAALWKRQFLDAITLESLESRNMFSIHIRLARTFWEILLAPWRLLFAFVPPYHIAHGWVAFICSLIFISGIAYIVTKITDLISCVTGINAYVIAFTALASGSSWPDLVASKIAAERQTTADSAIANITCSNSVNIYVGIGVPWLIDTTYNFFVYRQPLRIENAEGLSFSLLVFFATSVGCIGVLVYRRLTLGAELGGPRIWAWVTCVYFMLLWLIFVVLSSLRVSGFI, encoded by the exons ATGGCCTTGGAGACGCAAAATCAAAGCGCTGGGAGCAAATTCGGGCTTCTCAATATTCTGGGGCGTGAAAGATGTGAAAGCTACTTGCTTTTCCATGGTGAAACAGCCCTGGATAATGGGTTCAGGACCTTCTTGTATTTTCTTGCCCTAGCTTATTGCTTCTTTGGATTATCAGCTATAACTGCTCGGTTCTTCCGGTCTATGGAGAATGTGGTGAAGCATTCGCGAAAGATAGTGGAGGTAGATCCTGATACTAATACTGAAGTTATCAGATATGAGAAGGTGTGGAATTATGCAATTGCAGATATTTCCTTGCTGGCATTTGGAACTAGTTTCCCTCAGATATCATTAGCAACTATTGATGCCATAAGGAACATTGGGAATCTGTATGCTGGAG GATTGGGTCCTGGAACACTTGTTGGTTCTGCTGCATTTGATCTGTTTCCCATCCATGCTGTTTGTGTGGTTGCTCCCAAAGCTGGAGAACTGAAAAAGATAGCTGATTTAGGTGTTTGGATTGTGGAGCTCTTTTGGTCTTTCTGGGCTTATATTTGGCTGTACATAATTTTAGAG GTATGGACTCCCAATGTTATTACACTATGGGAGGCCTTGGTAACTGTATTGCAATATGGTTTGCTGCTAATACATGCTTATGCTCAAGATAAGCGTTGGTCTTACTTATCTCTTCCACT TGGAAGAACTGAGAGGCCAAAGGAGTGGGTACCAGAAGAGATCACCTCAAGTAAACATCAGCCCATTGATTATGAAGAATACTCCGAGATCCTTCAAGTTGACAAAGATGAAAGCAGGAACGTTGTTGATATATTCTCCATCCATTCAAATGTTGAGACAG ATCAAGTATATCATAAAGTTCCTGAAACAGATGATGCAGTTGAATTCTCTGACAAAAACTTTCACAGTGAGCAAGATTTCAATGTGGCTGCTCTTTGGAAAAGACAATTTTTGGATGCAATTACG TTGGAAAGCCTGGAATCAAGAAATATGTTCAGTATTCATATACGGCTGGCAAGAACTTTCTGGGAAATACTCCTTGCACCTTGGAGACTTCTGTTTGCTTTTGTGCCTCCTTACCATATTGCTCATGGATGGGTTGCTTTTATCTGCTCTCTTATTTTTATCAGCGGGATAGCTTACATTGTAACAAAGATCACAGATCTTATAAGCTGTGTCACAG GAATAAATGCTTATGTCATTGCATTTACGGCATTAGCTAGTGGATCTTCATGGCCAGACTTGGTGGCAAGTAAGATTGCTGCTGAACGCCAAACAACAGCAGATTCTGCCATTGCAAACATCACTTGCAG TAATTCAGTGAACATATATGTGGGCATCGGTGTTCCCTGGCTTATAGATACCACCTACAATTTTTTTGTGTATAGGCAGCCTTTGAGGATTGAGAATGCAGAGGGATTGAGCTTTTCATTGCTTGTTTTCTTTGCTACTTCTGTAGGCTGTATTGGTGTGCTTGTGTACAGGCGTTTGACACTGGGTGCAGAGCTTGGAGGGCCAAGGATTTGGGCCTGGGTAACATGTGTGTACTTCATGTTGCTTTGGCTTATTTTTGTGGTGCTGTCCTCCCTTAGAGTTTCTGGCTTCATTTGA
- the LOC110612649 gene encoding magnesium/proton exchanger isoform X2 yields the protein MALETQNQSAGSKFGLLNILGRERCESYLLFHGETALDNGFRTFLYFLALAYCFFGLSAITARFFRSMENVVKHSRKIVEVDPDTNTEVIRYEKVWNYAIADISLLAFGTSFPQISLATIDAIRNIGNLYAGGLGPGTLVGSAAFDLFPIHAVCVVAPKAGELKKIADLGVWIVELFWSFWAYIWLYIILEVWTPNVITLWEALVTVLQYGLLLIHAYAQDKRWSYLSLPLGRTERPKEWVPEEITSSKHQPIDYEEYSEILQVDKDESRNVVDIFSIHSNVETDQVYHKVPETDDAVEFSDKNFHSEQDFNVAALWKRQFLDAITLESLESRNMFSIHIRLARTFWEILLAPWRLLFAFVPPYHIAHGWVAFICSLIFISGIAYIVTKITDLISCVTGINAYVIAFTALASGSSWPDLVASKIAAERQTTADSAIANITCSNSVNIYVGIGVPWLIDTTYNFFVYRQPLRIENAEGLSFSLLVFFATSVGCIGVLVYRRLTLGAELGGPRIWAWVTYFGALEDPFQGPRILN from the exons ATGGCCTTGGAGACGCAAAATCAAAGCGCTGGGAGCAAATTCGGGCTTCTCAATATTCTGGGGCGTGAAAGATGTGAAAGCTACTTGCTTTTCCATGGTGAAACAGCCCTGGATAATGGGTTCAGGACCTTCTTGTATTTTCTTGCCCTAGCTTATTGCTTCTTTGGATTATCAGCTATAACTGCTCGGTTCTTCCGGTCTATGGAGAATGTGGTGAAGCATTCGCGAAAGATAGTGGAGGTAGATCCTGATACTAATACTGAAGTTATCAGATATGAGAAGGTGTGGAATTATGCAATTGCAGATATTTCCTTGCTGGCATTTGGAACTAGTTTCCCTCAGATATCATTAGCAACTATTGATGCCATAAGGAACATTGGGAATCTGTATGCTGGAG GATTGGGTCCTGGAACACTTGTTGGTTCTGCTGCATTTGATCTGTTTCCCATCCATGCTGTTTGTGTGGTTGCTCCCAAAGCTGGAGAACTGAAAAAGATAGCTGATTTAGGTGTTTGGATTGTGGAGCTCTTTTGGTCTTTCTGGGCTTATATTTGGCTGTACATAATTTTAGAG GTATGGACTCCCAATGTTATTACACTATGGGAGGCCTTGGTAACTGTATTGCAATATGGTTTGCTGCTAATACATGCTTATGCTCAAGATAAGCGTTGGTCTTACTTATCTCTTCCACT TGGAAGAACTGAGAGGCCAAAGGAGTGGGTACCAGAAGAGATCACCTCAAGTAAACATCAGCCCATTGATTATGAAGAATACTCCGAGATCCTTCAAGTTGACAAAGATGAAAGCAGGAACGTTGTTGATATATTCTCCATCCATTCAAATGTTGAGACAG ATCAAGTATATCATAAAGTTCCTGAAACAGATGATGCAGTTGAATTCTCTGACAAAAACTTTCACAGTGAGCAAGATTTCAATGTGGCTGCTCTTTGGAAAAGACAATTTTTGGATGCAATTACG TTGGAAAGCCTGGAATCAAGAAATATGTTCAGTATTCATATACGGCTGGCAAGAACTTTCTGGGAAATACTCCTTGCACCTTGGAGACTTCTGTTTGCTTTTGTGCCTCCTTACCATATTGCTCATGGATGGGTTGCTTTTATCTGCTCTCTTATTTTTATCAGCGGGATAGCTTACATTGTAACAAAGATCACAGATCTTATAAGCTGTGTCACAG GAATAAATGCTTATGTCATTGCATTTACGGCATTAGCTAGTGGATCTTCATGGCCAGACTTGGTGGCAAGTAAGATTGCTGCTGAACGCCAAACAACAGCAGATTCTGCCATTGCAAACATCACTTGCAG TAATTCAGTGAACATATATGTGGGCATCGGTGTTCCCTGGCTTATAGATACCACCTACAATTTTTTTGTGTATAGGCAGCCTTTGAGGATTGAGAATGCAGAGGGATTGAGCTTTTCATTGCTTGTTTTCTTTGCTACTTCTGTAGGCTGTATTGGTGTGCTTGTGTACAGGCGTTTGACACTGGGTGCAGAGCTTGGAGGGCCAAGGATTTGGGCCTGGGTAACAT ACTTTGGAGCATTGGAAGATCCATTTCAAGGCCCACGGATCCTCAATTAG
- the LOC110612685 gene encoding blue-light photoreceptor PHR2: MDSSHQTPQSQESTIEEQNLQQEELLPIVPSQSISPPFATASFSLSISTILPTHFFNQPKISSLFSSAPAKAKIPTQASSLSHLSLSSSTLSPPKLSFKSTISANPLQNILSLGPRRPADPSNAAGIRRASIVWFRNDLRVHDNECLNSANEESMSVLPVYCFDPREYGKSSSGFDKTGPYRATFLIESVANLRKTLQARGSDLVVRLGKPETVLVELAKAIGADAVYAHREVSHDEVKAEEKIEAAMKDEGVEVKYFWGSTLYHVDDLPFKLEEMPSNYSGFKEKVQRMEVRKTIAAVDQLKGMPSRGDVEPGEIPSLLDLGLNPTQEGKPVANASMVGGETEALQKLKTFAAECQAQPPKGGSHDTIYGANFSCKISPWLTMGCISPRSMLDELKKTATRTISAASNRNDGGSSSDTGTNWLMFELMWRDFFRFITKKYSSPKKQLEAAPATACTGALA, encoded by the exons ATGGATTCCAGTCACCAAACGCCACAATCCCAAGAATCCACCATTGAAGAACAGAATCTGCAACAGGAAGAGCTTCTTCCCATTGTTCCGTCGCAATCCATTTCGCCTCCATTTGCTACTgcctctttctctctttctatATCCACAATTCTACCCACCCACTTTTTCAACCAGCCCAAAatctcttctttgttttccagcGCACCAGCCAAGGCCAAAATCCCCACTCAGGCCTCCTCCCTCTCTCACCTCTCGCTCTCCTCCTCTACTCTCTCTCCTCCCAAGCTCTCCTTCAAATCTACCATCTCCGCTAACCCTCTTCAGAACATTCTTTCTCTGGGCCCACGCCGCCCCGCTGACCCCTCCAATGCCGCCGGAATTCGTCGAGCTTCTATCGTTTGGTTTCGCAACGACTTGCGTGTCCATGACAACGAGTGCCTTAACTCTGCCAATGAGGAGTCCATGTCTGTTTTGCCTGTTTACTGCTTTGACCCCAGAGAGTATGGCAAATCCTCTTCTGGGTTCGACAAGACTGGTCCTTATCGTGCCACTTTCTTAATCGAATCGGTTGCTAACCTCCGCAAGACCCTTCAGGCTAGAGGGTCCGATCTTGTGGTCAGACTTGGGAAGCCGGAAACTGTATTGGTTGAGTTGGCCAAGGCCATTGGAGCTGATGCTGTTTATGCACACAGGGAGGTGTCTCATGACGAGGTTAAGGCCGAGGAGAAGATTGAGGCGGCCATGAAAGATGAGGGAGTCGAGGTGAAATACTTCTGGGGAAGTACTTTGTATCACGTGGACGATCTACCTTTCAAGTTGGAAGAAATGCCGTCGAATTATAGCGGATTCAAGGAGAAAGTACAGCGAATGGAAGTAAGGAAGACCATTGCTGCAGTGGATCAACTGAAGGGGATGCCATCAAGAGGAGATGTGGAGCCTGGCGAGATCCCTTCTTTGCTGGATTTGGGTCTCAACCCCACCCAG GAAGGAAAGCCAGTTGCTAATGCTTCAATGGTGGGAGGGGAGACTGAAGCACTACAAAAACTTAAGACATTTGCAGCAGAGTGCCAAGCACAACCGCCTAAAGGAGGCAGCCATGACACTATATATGGTGCAAATTTCTCCTGCAAAATTTCTCCATGGTTAACCATGGGATGCATCTCTCCTCGTTCCATGCTTGATGAGCTAAAGAAAACTGCTACCAG AACTATTTCTGCTGCCTCAAACCGTAATGATGGTGGTAGCTCTTCAGACACCGGAACGAACTGGTTGATGTTTGAATTGATGTGGAGGGATTTCTTCAG ATTCATCACCAAGAAGTACAGTTCTCCAAAGAAACAGCTTgaagcagctccagccacagcTTGCACAGGTGCCCTTGCATAG